ACGAAGCGTTATGGTCAGAACTCCATCAAGGGTTCCGCCGATGGCATTCTGAGCGTCGTAGGTGTGGCTAAGACGAAGCCAGGCATCCAGAAGGGTCAGTACGTGGCCACCGCGCAGGGCGACTCAGGAGGCCCCATTCTGATGAATTCAGAGGTAGTCGGCATGATGGTCGCTGTTGATGTGCGCCAAGGTGGTGCGGGTCAGGTTTCAAGCGTTTCGTATGCGATTGATATGAACAGCCCAGCGGTCCGCGAATTTTTGGACAGCGTTTTGGATTGAGGTGTAAAGCCCAGGCGTCGCAGCCTGGGATTTTTTTTGTGCTGGTCCTGGCGGATTCCATGCGAGGACGCGGAGCGGTCGACCCAGGCGATAAAATTCCTCTGTGAACAGAACGCTGCCCCGAACGATCAACACGGATGTTTCCTCCCCCCGCGACATATCCCCCGATTTGCTTCCAATATCGCAAAGAGCGTTCCAAAAGTATTTGGCTGTGAAATCAAGGGGCCTTGGGCTTTCCTCTGCAGCAGAGCACACAAAACTGTGGGAAGTACGGAAAACGTTTTCCGCTTTCCACACAGGACGGTCGGGCCTTTTTTTCTCGTGATTTTCCGTTGTTTGGTGGAAATTATGCAGCGGAGGTCTCAATGAAGCTTGAACCAGCAGGCACGGCCGCGCATATCCATGCACCGGATGTGAAGGCTAAGCATCAGCCGCGGTTGAAAACCCCGACTGATGCTGCGTGATTCATTTCTGCGCAAGCTTATCCAGGATCCCGTTGACGAAGGCACCGGAATTTTCGGTGCTGTACTTCTTCGCCAGCTCGATGGCCTCGTTGATGACCACTTTTTTCGGTGTGTCCGTGAACAGCAGTTCATAGGCCGCGAGGCGCAGCACACAGCGGTCGATCACAGGCATACGGGCCAGGGTCCAATGCTCCGAGACGGCCTCAATCTTTTCATTGAGCCCACTCAAATTCTCAAAAATCCCTTCGACCAGCCGGCGAAAGTAAGCCTTGTGTTCCCGATCGACCCCAAAATCAGTCATGAAGCGATCGCAGTGGTTGGCCGAAAAGAAGAACAGCTTTTCGATTTCACACTGATACAGGAACTGGAGGGCCCATTCCCGGGATTGCGCGTTGGGGTGGTGTTCACGTTGCACCGAAAAACTCCGTATCAATCAAATTGTTTGAGCGTTTTGACCATGGTGATGGCGGTATGGGCGGCTTCCGCGCCCTTGTTGCCAAGCTTGAGGCCCGCGCGATTCAGAGCCTGCTCCACGGTGTTGGTGGTCAGAACGCCGAAAATCGTCGGAACGCCGGTTTCAATGCCGATATTCATAAGGCCGGACGCACAGGGTCCTGCCACATATTCAAAATGGGCTGTCTCGCCGCGAATCACCGCGCCGAGGCAGATGATGCTCGCATAGCGTTTGGTGCGGGCAGCCTTGGCGGCTGTCACCGGAATCTCAAAAGCGCCGGGAACCCAGACCACGTCGACCGTATCCGCAAGACCCTGCTCCTGATAGACCGACAGCGCGGATTCCACCAGAGATTTGGTGATGAGTTCGTTGAAGCGGGCCGCGACGATGAGATGGCGAAGACTCATGGGATACGTTCCTTCCTTAAAACGACTTTTGAATGATCGAATTTTCGACAATTTCCAGACCGAAGCCGGAAAGACCCTTCAGCACCATCGGCGAACTCGTATGCGCCCGCAGCCTTTTGATGCCGAGCGCACGGATGATCTGGGCGCCAGTACCGTGCAGGCGAAGATCCATCTTGCGGCCGCTACCACCATCATTGGCGACATTGTTATAATCCGCGGCGAGCTGCTTCAGCTCGTCCTGCCATGAAGTTTGGGGATGATTCAGATAGATCAAAGCCGCCTTGTCCTGCTCTTTCAGAAGGTCGAGGCCTTTTTGCAGACGGAAGCCCGAGCCGTTTTTCCGATCGGCGAAGACGTCGAGCAGATGATGCTGACTGTGAACGCGCACATCGACGACGCTGTTCTCGAAGTCCTTGCCTTTGATCAGGGCCAGGTGCTCAAGACCATCCAAGGTGTTGCGATAGAGCACCGCTTCGTAGTTGCCGCTGCCGGTTTTGATCGTCTCGCGCGCGACTTCCTCGACCATGGATTCGTGCATCAGGCGATACTGAATCAGATCGGCGATCGCGACGATCGGCATATTATGTTTTTCAGCGAAGATTTCCAGGTCCGGCATGCGGGCCATGGTGCCATCGTCATTCATGATCTCGCAGATCACACCGGCCCCTTTAAGACCGGCAAGACGGGCGATATCCACCGAACCTTCGGTGTGGCCGGCACGTTCCAGGACTCCGCCTGGACGCGCGCGCAAAGGAAAGATGTGGCCTGGCACCACGATATCACCGGGGCTGGTCTGATCATGAATCGCGACCTTGATGGTATGCGCGCGATCGGCTGCGGAAATGCCGGTCGAAACACCCTCGCGGGCTTCGATGCTGACGGTGAAGGCTGTGCCTTGATCGGGGAAATGTTTGCTGCCGTCGGCCATCATGGGAAGTTTCAAATGATCGACGATGCGGGGCTCAAGCGTCAGACAGATCAGACCTCGGGCTTCCTTGGCCATGAAGTTGATGTTCTGCGGCGTCACACATTCTGCGGCTAAAACCAGGTCTCCTTCGTTTTCTCGGTCTTCATCATCGACCATTATCACCATCCCGCCCTGTTTAATGACGTCGATGGCTTTGCGTACTCTGGCGATCAGCTTATCCTGGTCTATCTGCATGGCGATACCCTTTATCCGAGGCTGAGCGAAGGAAAACGTGGTTTTCAAAGATCACTATGTGCGACAAAATAGCATTGTCTGTCCGATGGTCGCATCCTAGCCGAGATTCGGGGCTCTGTCCATGGAAAGTCGGGGGGTTGAAGCAGGATCCTGGGGACCCGGATCCGTGGGTTCCGGTCAGGCTACGCCCATGCGCCGGCTGGCTTTGCGCGGGTGAGGCCAAAGGCCAGGAATGTCAGGGCTCTTCGAGGATCCCGCCAAGCCGATCAAAACGCTTTTCCCACATCGAGCGTCGTGCGGCTGTCCATTGTTCGAGGACAGAAAGTCCTTCCGGGACGATTTGACAGCTGCGAGTGCGACCGATTTTGCGGGTGGCGACCAGTCCGCATTCTTCGAGGAGCTGCAGATGCTGCAGAACAGCCGGAACACTGATCTTGAGCGGCTCGGCCAGCTCTGAAACGGACACCGGACCTTCGCTCACCCTCTCGACGATCGCGCGTCGGGAGGGATCGCTTAAGGCGCGGAAAACGAGATCGAGATTTTTTTGCGCGTGCATGAAAGTCCTGCCTTTATGATGAACGCTTGAGTTCCTGCGCCAGTCGCTCCAGGATCTGACGCCATCCGTCTTCGCGCATTTTAAGGCCATCGGCCCCTTCAAAGAAAGCAATCTGATCACTGAAGACCAGCGTGGTGCCGCCGTCCTTCGGCACGAGTTCAAAGGTGGCGAGTGATGCGGAAATGCGCTTTCCCATAAAGGTCATCGCATAGGAAAGGACGATTCTCTGATTCGGGATGATATCGTGATAGTAGGATTCATTGCTCATCGAACCGCCTTGGGGAAAACGGATCAGTGTTTTCTCCAGACCTCCGACTCTGAAATCGAGACTATGCTCTTCGACTATCGAGCCTTCCCCTTCTGAAAACCAGCGACGTTTTTTGCCGGGATCGGAAAACGCGGCGAAGACCTTGTCCGGGGAAACAGGATAATGACGTTCAATGACGTAATGACCATGAGTGAGGGACGATTTCATACGAGCCTCCGATAGTTAAGTCGATGCTTAAGTATCGGCAGGCTGGCAGGAAAAGTAAAGTACTTACTTAAGTATTATTTTTTCGTCCAGGTTTCCATAACTTGCGACTGTCTCGTCAGCTTCATGCTGCTGACTTTGCCCGAAATCAGGGTCCATTGGACGAGGTCGCCGCTGCTCAGAGTCACGCTGCGCTCCAGGCTTCCGTCCACAAAGGTTTGGGTTGTGACCGCGCTGCATGTGACAGAGGGTGATACGGATAAAGCTTCGATCGCATAGCTGCCGACATTCGGTGCGGCCGCTATCGTGTAAAGAACGGAGCTGCTATTCAAGGCTGTGACGGCTTTTTTAGCATCCGCTGTGACCGTGACAGTGAAGCCATAACTCGCAGCGGCATTCACAAAGCTGCCTTCGATGGACTCGGCGAAGGGTGATGCGCAGGCAGCCAGGAACGAAG
This region of Oligoflexus sp. genomic DNA includes:
- the nusB gene encoding transcription antitermination factor NusB; its protein translation is MQREHHPNAQSREWALQFLYQCEIEKLFFFSANHCDRFMTDFGVDREHKAYFRRLVEGIFENLSGLNEKIEAVSEHWTLARMPVIDRCVLRLAAYELLFTDTPKKVVINEAIELAKKYSTENSGAFVNGILDKLAQK
- the ribH gene encoding 6,7-dimethyl-8-ribityllumazine synthase; this translates as MSLRHLIVAARFNELITKSLVESALSVYQEQGLADTVDVVWVPGAFEIPVTAAKAARTKRYASIICLGAVIRGETAHFEYVAGPCASGLMNIGIETGVPTIFGVLTTNTVEQALNRAGLKLGNKGAEAAHTAITMVKTLKQFD
- the ribB gene encoding 3,4-dihydroxy-2-butanone-4-phosphate synthase, with protein sequence MQIDQDKLIARVRKAIDVIKQGGMVIMVDDEDRENEGDLVLAAECVTPQNINFMAKEARGLICLTLEPRIVDHLKLPMMADGSKHFPDQGTAFTVSIEAREGVSTGISAADRAHTIKVAIHDQTSPGDIVVPGHIFPLRARPGGVLERAGHTEGSVDIARLAGLKGAGVICEIMNDDGTMARMPDLEIFAEKHNMPIVAIADLIQYRLMHESMVEEVARETIKTGSGNYEAVLYRNTLDGLEHLALIKGKDFENSVVDVRVHSQHHLLDVFADRKNGSGFRLQKGLDLLKEQDKAALIYLNHPQTSWQDELKQLAADYNNVANDGGSGRKMDLRLHGTGAQIIRALGIKRLRAHTSSPMVLKGLSGFGLEIVENSIIQKSF
- a CDS encoding metalloregulator ArsR/SmtB family transcription factor, whose translation is MHAQKNLDLVFRALSDPSRRAIVERVSEGPVSVSELAEPLKISVPAVLQHLQLLEECGLVATRKIGRTRSCQIVPEGLSVLEQWTAARRSMWEKRFDRLGGILEEP
- a CDS encoding SRPBCC family protein, with the protein product MKSSLTHGHYVIERHYPVSPDKVFAAFSDPGKKRRWFSEGEGSIVEEHSLDFRVGGLEKTLIRFPQGGSMSNESYYHDIIPNQRIVLSYAMTFMGKRISASLATFELVPKDGGTTLVFSDQIAFFEGADGLKMREDGWRQILERLAQELKRSS